One genomic segment of Borrelia coriaceae includes these proteins:
- a CDS encoding ATP synthase subunit K (produces ATP from ADP in the presence of a proton gradient across the membrane; the K subunit is a nonenzymatic component which binds the dimeric form by interacting with the G and E subunits): MDIGLIGVNSALTMAAIGSALGMGAAGSAAIGAWKRCYVQGKPAPFLLIVFVSAPLTQIIYGYILMNTLAGVMTQTDPWLLFGAGFGGGLAISISAFAQGKTAAGACDAFAETGKGFATNLLVLGLIESVALFVMVFLMIFKFV; this comes from the coding sequence ATGGATATAGGTTTAATAGGAGTTAATTCGGCTTTAACAATGGCTGCAATAGGTTCAGCTTTGGGTATGGGAGCTGCTGGTAGTGCTGCTATTGGTGCATGGAAGAGGTGTTATGTGCAGGGCAAACCCGCTCCTTTTTTATTAATTGTGTTTGTTTCAGCACCCCTTACACAAATAATATATGGTTATATTTTGATGAATACTTTAGCAGGGGTAATGACACAGACAGATCCTTGGTTATTATTCGGAGCTGGTTTTGGTGGTGGCCTTGCAATTTCTATTTCTGCTTTTGCACAAGGTAAAACTGCTGCAGGTGCTTGTGACGCTTTTGCTGAGACTGGTAAAGGATTTGCAACAAATCTTTTGGTTTTAGGTCTAATAGAGTCTGTTGCACTTTTTGTGATGGTCTTTTTGATGATATTTAAATTTGTTTAG